A single window of Granulibacter bethesdensis DNA harbors:
- a CDS encoding c-type cytochrome, with product MKAVVSVFLVMAVVLAGVSNTAAKADKAAPDPSVMVQGGWSVPDINTLPQDEWGRTVISGRDLIVRTASLIGPEVSDQARRFSGNNLNCQSCHLQAGTKKFGLPLIGVFADFPNYRARSGTVGTIEDRIQGCMQRSMNGKPLPWDGKEMKAIVSYLQFLSTGRPVGAPTLGRGVGHMPELMRAADPVRGRAVYRQVCAACHGQDGQGQRVGRVGDAQGYAVPPLWGTDSFNNGAGMDRLINTANFIRHNMPDGTSWTQPVLSIEDSWDVAAFVNAQPRPAKADLQRDFPDRMEKPVDTPYGPYADGFSQKQHVLGPFQPIRDALKRLRNADR from the coding sequence ATGAAGGCAGTGGTATCGGTTTTTTTGGTTATGGCTGTGGTATTGGCGGGTGTATCGAACACTGCTGCTAAGGCTGATAAAGCCGCTCCTGATCCATCCGTTATGGTGCAGGGGGGCTGGTCTGTTCCCGATATCAATACCCTGCCGCAGGATGAATGGGGCCGTACGGTCATATCTGGCCGCGATTTGATTGTCAGGACAGCGTCCCTGATCGGTCCGGAAGTTTCTGATCAGGCACGGCGTTTTTCCGGCAATAATCTGAACTGTCAGAGCTGCCATCTGCAGGCCGGAACCAAAAAATTTGGTTTGCCCCTGATCGGGGTATTCGCAGATTTTCCGAATTATCGCGCCCGTTCCGGCACTGTCGGGACAATTGAGGATCGTATCCAGGGATGCATGCAACGGAGCATGAACGGTAAGCCTCTGCCTTGGGATGGGAAGGAGATGAAGGCGATTGTCTCCTATCTGCAATTTCTGTCCACTGGCCGCCCTGTCGGTGCGCCTACTTTGGGACGAGGGGTCGGCCACATGCCAGAGCTGATGCGGGCTGCTGATCCCGTGCGTGGTCGGGCTGTGTACAGGCAGGTTTGTGCCGCATGCCATGGTCAGGATGGGCAGGGACAGCGTGTCGGCAGAGTGGGTGATGCACAGGGATACGCGGTACCACCGCTATGGGGCACTGACAGCTTCAATAATGGCGCCGGGATGGATCGCTTGATCAATACAGCGAATTTTATTCGCCATAATATGCCCGATGGTACGAGTTGGACACAGCCGGTACTCTCTATTGAGGATTCATGGGATGTAGCGGCTTTTGTCAATGCACAGCCAAGACCTGCCAAAGCAGATCTCCAGCGGGATTTCCCGGACAGGATGGAAAAACCCGTTGATACACCTTATGGCCCTTATGCGGATGGGTTCAGCCAGAAACAGCATGTCCTCGGGCCGTTTCAGCCTATTCGCGACGCTCTCAAGCGTCTGCGCAATGCAGACAGATAA
- a CDS encoding biliverdin-producing heme oxygenase has protein sequence MQDNLSITLKQQTYSYHDRLDRIVRKLLITLDGYRHFLTAQYCFHRDIVPLYQKKALLQLIPDLAERNRLPAIEADAAALGLTLPSMQSAIPTGAKNTSAALGWLYVAEGSKLGASHIARQLERHGLHDTYGLQHLHLGRDGVSGGWLHFRSMLDHTAVEAEQCIRHAQQAFLRITRYLEFPA, from the coding sequence ATGCAAGACAATTTATCAATCACACTGAAACAACAGACATATTCCTATCACGACAGGCTGGACCGGATTGTCAGAAAACTTCTGATTACCCTTGATGGATACAGGCATTTTCTGACAGCACAGTATTGTTTTCACAGGGATATCGTTCCGCTCTATCAGAAGAAAGCACTGCTTCAACTGATCCCCGACCTTGCCGAGCGCAACCGGCTGCCAGCCATTGAGGCCGATGCCGCTGCCCTGGGACTGACACTGCCATCCATGCAGTCCGCCATTCCAACCGGTGCAAAAAATACATCCGCAGCTCTTGGCTGGCTTTATGTTGCCGAAGGATCAAAGCTTGGCGCTTCGCATATTGCGAGACAGCTTGAAAGGCATGGGCTGCATGACACTTATGGTCTGCAGCATCTTCATCTGGGGCGCGATGGAGTATCGGGGGGATGGCTGCATTTCAGATCTATGCTGGATCATACGGCTGTGGAAGCAGAGCAATGCATCCGTCATGCGCAACAGGCCTTCCTGCGGATCACGCGCTATCTTGAGTTCCCTGCCTGA